The Aedes aegypti strain LVP_AGWG chromosome 3, AaegL5.0 Primary Assembly, whole genome shotgun sequence genome contains a region encoding:
- the LOC5571907 gene encoding NADH dehydrogenase [ubiquinone] 1 alpha subcomplex subunit 9, mitochondrial has translation MASLILLNGAQLAKQQTGALGIVCLRANYSSDAPRKLRTTNLAEMKRGTGGRSSFNGVVATVFGSTGFLGRYVCNKLGKTGSQVIIPYRADHYEALRLKLVGDLGQVLFTPYHLCDEESIYKAVKHSNVVINLVGRDWETKNFTFDDVHVQGARRLARISKQAGVEKFIHLSSLNCTPNPTPILTKEGSKFLKSKYYGELAVREEFPEAVIFRPADIYGQEDRFLRYYAHLWRRQFRGMPLWYKGERTVKQPVHCSDVAQGIVNAIKDSDSQNQVYQAVGPRRYKLSELVDWFHREMRKDADWWGYWRYDLRFDPTFMLKVKLTEFISPSFPVGDLHTERVEREYVTDDVKKGVKTLEDLGVNLTLMEDQVPWELRPFRAALYYDAELGEFEKPTPPQFIQ, from the exons ATGGCTTCGCTAATTCTGTTGAACGGTGCCCAGCTGGCCA AGCAGCAAACCGGTGCCCTGGGGATTGTCTGCCTGAGGGCCAACTACAGCTCGGATGCGCCGCGTAAGCTGCGGACCACCAATCTGGCCGAGATGAAGCGCGGCACGGGAGGAAGGTCGAGCTTTAACGGAGTTGTGGCCACCGTTTTCGGAAGCACCGGATTTTTGGGCCGTTACGTTTGTAACAAGCTGGGCAAGACGGGTTCCCAGGTGATTATTCCGTATCGGGCGGACCATTACGAAGCATTGCGCTTGAAGTTGGTCGGGGACCTGGGACAGGTTCTGTTCACCCCGTACCATCTGTGCGATGAGGAATCGATCTACAAGGCGGTGAAGCATTCGAATGTCGTTATCAACCTGGTTGGCCGCGATTGGGAAACGAAGAACTTTACGTTTGATGATGTCCACGTTCAGGGGGCTCGTCGATTGGCGCGCATTTCCAAGCAAGCCGGAGTGGAGAAGTTCATCCATCTGTCGAGCTTGAATTGCACTCCGAACCCGACGCCGATTCTGACCAAGGAGGGCAGCAAGTTCCTCAAGAGCAAATACTACGGCGAGCTGGCGGTCCGTGAGGAATTCCCTGAAGCCGTCATCTTCCGCCCAGCGGACATCTACGGACAGGAGGATCGTTTCCTGCGCTACTATGCGCACCTGTGGCGTCGCCAGTTCCGTGGAATGCCACTCTGGTACAAAGGTGAAAGGACCGTCAAGCAACCGGTCCATTGTTCGGACGTTGCCCAGGGTATTGTGAATGCCATCAAGGACTCCGACAGCCAGAACCAAGTGTACCAGGCCGTGGGTCCCCGTCGCTACAAACTGTCCGAACTGGTCGACTGGTTCCACCGGGAGATGCGTAAGGATGCCGATTGGTGGGGCTATTGGCGTTACGATCTGCGTTTCGATCCGACCTTCATGCTGAAGGTGAAGCTGACCGAGTTCATTAGTCCGTCGTTCCCGGTCGGGGATTTGCACACCGAACGCGTCGAGCGGGAGTACGTGACCGACGACGTCAAGAAGGGCGTAAAGACGCTGGAGGATTTGGGCGTCAACCTGACGCTGATGGAGGATCAG GTCCCATGGGAGCTGAGACCATTCCGGGCTGCTCTGTACTACGACGCCGAGTTGGGCGAATTCGAAAAGCCAACTCCACCACAGTTCATTCAATAG